One Dehalococcoidales bacterium DNA segment encodes these proteins:
- a CDS encoding enoyl-CoA hydratase (Catalyzes the reversible hydration of unsaturated fatty acyl-CoA to beta-hydroxyacyl-CoA), with protein CAPLSIRSSKEAAMKGQDMTLGVALNHGFLMSQQMAQSEDFVEGPKAFSEKRPPNWKGR; from the coding sequence TGTGCACCACTGTCGATTCGCTCATCCAAAGAGGCGGCTATGAAAGGCCAGGATATGACGCTCGGGGTTGCCCTGAACCATGGTTTTCTCATGTCTCAGCAGATGGCACAGTCCGAAGACTTCGTGGAAGGACCAAAGGCTTTCAGCGAAAAACGACCGCCAAACTGGAAGGGTAGATAA